GCTTTAGGACTTATGACATTTTTTGTTACAGAAAGACAGAAGAAGCTCATTATGTTCATTTTGCTTCTTACTATGGTTTCACCGCCATTTATAGGGTCTTTAACCTATATAGAGTTATTTGGTAGGAATGGATTCATAACTAAAGAGATATTGAATTTATCCATAAATCCTTATGGGATATGGGGAATAGTATCTGTTCAAACTTTAGGATATACATCTTTAAATGCAGTACTATTAATAGGATATTTAAACTCCTTCGATAATACTATGATAGAGTCTGCAAAATCTTTAAAGGCTAATACTACTAGTATTTTGTTAGATATTATAATTCCTCTTATGAAACCAGCCATAGCTGTTTGCTTCTTATTGAGCTTTATTAGATCTATGGCGGATTTTTCAACTCCTATGATAATAGGAGGGGCTTTTAATACCTTAGCAACAGAATCCTACTTATCTATTATTGCTAAAGGAAATTCACCAAGGGCTTCTGCATTATCTATAATGCTTTTTATCCCATCAATAATAGTATTTGTCGTATATAGCCATTTTTTAAAGCAACAGCAAAGTGCTTCTAAAAACTTAAGAGAAACAACAGTGAGGATGAAAAGGACAGGCTTATATCATTTAATAAAAATCCTGGCAATATTTTTTGTATTGTGGTTAGCAATTCAATATGCAGCCATTTTTACATCAGCTGTTACAGACAAATATAAGGGAGAGATTTATTTTACTCTAGACAATATTATAGATAGTATTCCTCATATTAAAGATAGTTTTGTAAGAAGTATAATATACTCCATAATTGCAGGAGTGTTTGCAAGTTTAATAGGGCTAATATTATCTTTTTATTCTTATATTATGAAAAGTAAATTCATGAAGATAATCGACTTCATTTCAAATATGCCCTATATAGTTCCAGGAACTTTTTTTGGACTAGGCTATGTTTTTGCCTTTAATAAAAGCCCATTAAAACTAACAGGAACTGTTGCTATAGTTATATTGAATTTGATTTTTAGGCAATTACCTATGTCCATTAGGACAATTCAAAATAGTATGACTCAGATAGAAAAGTCAACTTTAAACTCAGCAAAGGATTTAGGAGCTCACAATTTATATATTTTGAAGGATATGGTATTTCCCATGAGTTTTTCAGGATTGTTTCTTTCTTTTACAAATGCATTTATATCCTCAATGACCACCATAGGATCCATAGTATTTTTAGTATATCCAAGTAGAAAACTTGCTACCTTCGTATTATTTGATTTAGTATCTAGTGGAAAATATAAAATAGCTTCTGTACTTTCTTGTATTATAATTATAGTATGCTTATCTGTTAGCTTATTATCTTATAGATTATTTGATAGGAGCAATAAAAATGTTTTTACAAATAAAGAACTTAACTAAAAAATACAATAATATAGAAGCTATAAAAGATATTTCTTTTTCTGCCAAGGAAAAGGAAATAATCTGTATTCTCGGACCTTCAGGCTGTGGAAAAACTACAATACTTCAATCTATAGGTGGATTTATTAAAACAGATGGTGGAGAAATCATATTAGACGGTAAAAACATAGGAAACTTAGAGCCAGAAGAAAGATCAATAGCTACAGTATTTCAATCCTATGGATTATTTCCTCATAAGACTGTAATTGAGAATATAACATACGGTCTTAAATTTAGAAATTATAAGAAAAGAGATGCTCTAATAGAAGGCAAGAAGATGCTGGAAGTTCTAAACCTGAAGGGTTATGAAAACAAGAAAGTAACAGAATTATCAGGTGGAGAGCAGCAAAGAGTTGCCTTAGGTCGTGCTTTAATAGTAAAACCCAAATTATTATTATTAGACGAACCCTTTTCAAACCTAGATACAAGACTAAGGGTTACCATGCGGGACGAGCTTCTTAGAATAAGAGATCATTTTAATATTACTATGTTATTTGTAACCCATGACCAAGAAGATGCTTTTTCAATAGCTGATAGAATAATCTTAATGAATAAAGGAAAAATAGAACAAATAGATACAGCAAGAAATATTTATGCAAATCCAAAATCTGAGTATGCTCTTAAGTTTATAGGGTCAGCTAATATAGATAATGGTTTTTTTGTAAGACCAGAAGCTATTAAGATATCTCCAAATGGAGAAGAAGCCACAGTTATAGGAAAGACCTTTAAAGGTTCTTATATTGAATATATTATAGAATATAAAAACAAAAAGTATAGAATGCTTAGACTTAATAATGAAGAAGAACTTGAGATAGGTAACAAAATATATATAGAAATGGAAATGAGGGAAATATGAAGATATTACATGTTTTAGCACAATTACCATCAAAAACAGGTTCAGGAGTGTATTACTCCAATATGATAGAAGGCTTTAAAAAATATAAACATGAACAAAAAGCTATTTTTGGATATCAAGATGACCATGTTTGGGACATTTTACCTGATGAAGACCAATACCCTGTAGTTTTTAAGACTGAAGAATTACCATTTCCTATAGTAGGTATGAGTGATGTAATGCCTTATGAAAACACTCTGTATTCATCAATGACTGAGGAAATGATGGATATTTGGAAGGAAGCCTTTAGAAAGAGACTAGAACAAGCAAAGAGAGAGTTTAATCCAGATATTATATTTGCTCATCATCTATGGATTTTGACTAGCTTAGTTAGAGAAGTCTTTCCAGATACAAAAATTATTGGACTGTGTCACAATACAGACTTGAGGCAGGCTAGAATGAATCCCCATATAAAAGAGAAACATGTAGATAAAATACATGAGCTAGACTATGTGTTCTCAATTTCTGAGCAGCAAAAAGATGAAATAGTAGAAATATATGGAATGGATAGAAACAAGATAATTGCAGTAGGAGGAGGATATAATCAAAATATTTTCTATCCTCCTAAAGAAAAGACTTATTCAGACAAAATCAGACTTGTATTCTGTGCAAAAATAGATCCTTCTAAAGGAATCTATGAACTTATAGAGGTTTACAAGTCACTAGGGCTAGATGATGTGACTTTAGATATTATAGGAAGCCCTAATGAAGAAAGTAAAAAGAAACTCGAAGAATATATTCAAGGCGATAATAGCATAAGAGTATATAATGTAAGAGACCAAGTAGCTTTAGGAGATGAATTAAGAGAAAAAGATATATTCCTTATGCCTTCCTACTATGAAGGTCTAGGACTTATGGCCATAGAGAGTTTAGCTTGTGGGCTCTATGTAGTAACTACAGAAATAGAGGCACTAATGACACTTTTAGGAGAAGATATAAAAGAATCTGGTATAATAAAATATGTACCACTTCCTAGAATATACGGCACTGACAAACCAGTTAAGGAAGATCTACCAGAATTTAAAGGAAAGCTAAAGAAGGCTATACTATGTCAAATTGAAAAAGTAAGAGAGAAGAGAACATTCCCTAAAGAAATGGAAGACAAAATTAAGTCATTCTCCTGGGAAGGATTAGTTGATAAAATGAATAGATTTATAAATGAAATAGTATAAAGAACGTATAGACAATCACCTTTAGACATAACTAAGGGTGATTTTTGTATTTATAAAAGCTGGATTTTCTTTGTCTTTATTGACTCAGACAATATTTTCTAATATAATATAACTATATTGTCTTAGACAATATTTAGGGAGGTGGACAATTGATAGGACTAGAATACATCTTAAATCTATATAATATGCAGCACACAGATTTAGCAGAAAACCTGGGAATAAAAAAGCAGAATATAAACCTTTGGATTAAAAGAAAGCAAAATATCCCCAAAAAATATCTCCCTCTGCTAGAAGAGTTGTTTGGAATAAAAAAGGAGTATTTTACAAAAGAGTTAACAGAGATAGAAAAACTAGAGATTCAGAAAGAAAAACTAAAGCAGGAATTAAAACCAGTTATTAAAAGTCATGAACAACAATTTATGGCAGGAGAAAATAGTAATTTTGTAGAAGTACCTATCTATGACAAAGAAGAAATAAATACTATAGAGCGAAATATTGAAAAGGCAAAGCTAGTATCTAGATTTAAAGAAGCATTAAATGTCGTAGATAACAACCCTTATATAGATACATATAAGCTAATAATTGAGCTATTAGAAAAAGTCCAACATGAACCAGTTTTTCGTAAAACCATAGAAGCACTAGCCCATTATTATGAGCTTTTACCTGATTGGGTAGAAAGTGAGCCAGAACAAGAAGAGTTTGAAGGAGAAATATTTGAAGTATTTGATGACTATAACTATTAAATTATGATCCCAGTCATTCTGAACGCAGTGAAGCATCTAAAGTATTTAACTTGTCATTCTGAACGACAGTGAAGAATCTCATAGTATTTTAACAGGAATTTAGGAGGTAACATATATGTCAACAGCTAACATTGGATTTGAAGAAACCTTATGGAAGTCAGCAGACAAATTAAGAGGTAGTATGGATGCAAGTGAATATAAGCACGTTGTGCTAGGATTAATATTTCTCAAATATATCTCTGATAAATTTGAGACTAAGTACAACCAGCTTTTAGAAGAAGGAGAAGGCTTTGAAGAGGATAGGGACGAATATACATATGAAAATATTTTCTGGGTTCCCAAGGAAGCTAGATGGGGCTACATTAAAGACAATGCTAAAGACCCAAAAATAGGTCAGCTAATAGATGATGCTATGATTCTTATTGAAAAGGAGAATCCAACCTTAAAAGGTGTTTTAGATAAAAGATATGCAAGACCAGAGCTTGACAAAAGAAGACTTGGAGAACTTATAGATTTAATATCTACAATCAAACTTCATGACAATGGAGAAAAGGATTTGCTTGGTAGAGTTTATGAATATTTCCTAGGAAAATTTGCTAGTGCAGAAGGCAAAGGCGGAGGAGAATTCTATACGCCTACAAGTGTAGTTAAGACGCTAGTTGAGATGATAGAGCCATACAAAGGTAGAATCTATGACCCTTGTTGTGGCAGTGGAGGTATGTTTGTTCAAAGTGAAAAATTTATTGAGGAGCATCAAGGAAGGATAGAAGATCTTTCAATATACGGTCAAGAGCTAAATTCTACAACTTGGAAGCTATGTAAAATGAATCTTGCTATAAGAGGATTAGATTGTAACCTAGGTCCTCATCATGATGACACCTTCCATAATGACCTACACAAAACTCTTAAAGCAGATTATATTTTAGCCAATCCACCTTTTAATGTCAGTGACTGGGGCGGAGACAAATTGACAGATGATGTGAGGTGGAAGTATGGAGTACCACCAGAGGGAAATGCAAACTATGCATGGCTCCAGCACATGATATATCATCTATCACCAAATGGAGTAGCAGGGGTTGTACTTGCTAATGGGGCATTGAGCTCTAATACTTCTAACGAAGGAGAAATAAGAAAAAATATATTAGAAGATGACTTAGTAGATGCTATTGTAGCACTTCCAGATAAATTATTTTATTCTACAGGAATACCTGTTTCACTATGGATACTAAACAGAAACAAAAAAGACAATCCAAAGTATAGAAGTAGAGAGCACGAAGTTCTGTTTATAGATGCAAGAAAATTAGGTGTAATGATAGATAGAAGACACAGAGAGTTAACAGATGAAGATATCAGATTGATAGCAGATACTTATCATAGATGGAGAAACGCAACCAGTCATCCTGAGCGAAGTGAAGGATCTCAATTTAGAACTAATGATGAACCTAAACTTCCACTTGTAGCTGAAGAAAGTGAAGAATATAAATTAAATGTTTATGAAGACATACAAGGTTTCTGCAAATCAGCCACTATAGAAGAAATAAGAGAAAATGACTATGTCCTAACCCCAGGTAGGTATGTTGGCATAGAGGAAGTAGAAGATGATGGTATACCATTCGAAGAAAAGATGGAAAACCTGACAAGTGAGTTAGCAGAGCTGTTTAAGAAGTCCCATCAACTAGAGGAGGAAATTAGGAAGAATCTAGGGGGGATTGGGTATGAGTT
The sequence above is drawn from the Proteiniborus sp. DW1 genome and encodes:
- a CDS encoding glycosyltransferase family 4 protein, with product MKILHVLAQLPSKTGSGVYYSNMIEGFKKYKHEQKAIFGYQDDHVWDILPDEDQYPVVFKTEELPFPIVGMSDVMPYENTLYSSMTEEMMDIWKEAFRKRLEQAKREFNPDIIFAHHLWILTSLVREVFPDTKIIGLCHNTDLRQARMNPHIKEKHVDKIHELDYVFSISEQQKDEIVEIYGMDRNKIIAVGGGYNQNIFYPPKEKTYSDKIRLVFCAKIDPSKGIYELIEVYKSLGLDDVTLDIIGSPNEESKKKLEEYIQGDNSIRVYNVRDQVALGDELREKDIFLMPSYYEGLGLMAIESLACGLYVVTTEIEALMTLLGEDIKESGIIKYVPLPRIYGTDKPVKEDLPEFKGKLKKAILCQIEKVREKRTFPKEMEDKIKSFSWEGLVDKMNRFINEIV
- a CDS encoding iron ABC transporter permease; the protein is MGIKMKTLDIMDSVLTMSKNKKTLDIMNSLLKMFMILLILVFVLYPFLSVFGKALYSDGKINFSEFAFLKSESYLVKNSILSATITALFSTIFALALGLMTFFVTERQKKLIMFILLLTMVSPPFIGSLTYIELFGRNGFITKEILNLSINPYGIWGIVSVQTLGYTSLNAVLLIGYLNSFDNTMIESAKSLKANTTSILLDIIIPLMKPAIAVCFLLSFIRSMADFSTPMIIGGAFNTLATESYLSIIAKGNSPRASALSIMLFIPSIIVFVVYSHFLKQQQSASKNLRETTVRMKRTGLYHLIKILAIFFVLWLAIQYAAIFTSAVTDKYKGEIYFTLDNIIDSIPHIKDSFVRSIIYSIIAGVFASLIGLILSFYSYIMKSKFMKIIDFISNMPYIVPGTFFGLGYVFAFNKSPLKLTGTVAIVILNLIFRQLPMSIRTIQNSMTQIEKSTLNSAKDLGAHNLYILKDMVFPMSFSGLFLSFTNAFISSMTTIGSIVFLVYPSRKLATFVLFDLVSSGKYKIASVLSCIIIIVCLSVSLLSYRLFDRSNKNVFTNKELN
- a CDS encoding ABC transporter ATP-binding protein, whose amino-acid sequence is MFLQIKNLTKKYNNIEAIKDISFSAKEKEIICILGPSGCGKTTILQSIGGFIKTDGGEIILDGKNIGNLEPEERSIATVFQSYGLFPHKTVIENITYGLKFRNYKKRDALIEGKKMLEVLNLKGYENKKVTELSGGEQQRVALGRALIVKPKLLLLDEPFSNLDTRLRVTMRDELLRIRDHFNITMLFVTHDQEDAFSIADRIILMNKGKIEQIDTARNIYANPKSEYALKFIGSANIDNGFFVRPEAIKISPNGEEATVIGKTFKGSYIEYIIEYKNKKYRMLRLNNEEELEIGNKIYIEMEMREI
- a CDS encoding class I SAM-dependent DNA methyltransferase; the protein is MSTANIGFEETLWKSADKLRGSMDASEYKHVVLGLIFLKYISDKFETKYNQLLEEGEGFEEDRDEYTYENIFWVPKEARWGYIKDNAKDPKIGQLIDDAMILIEKENPTLKGVLDKRYARPELDKRRLGELIDLISTIKLHDNGEKDLLGRVYEYFLGKFASAEGKGGGEFYTPTSVVKTLVEMIEPYKGRIYDPCCGSGGMFVQSEKFIEEHQGRIEDLSIYGQELNSTTWKLCKMNLAIRGLDCNLGPHHDDTFHNDLHKTLKADYILANPPFNVSDWGGDKLTDDVRWKYGVPPEGNANYAWLQHMIYHLSPNGVAGVVLANGALSSNTSNEGEIRKNILEDDLVDAIVALPDKLFYSTGIPVSLWILNRNKKDNPKYRSREHEVLFIDARKLGVMIDRRHRELTDEDIRLIADTYHRWRNATSHPERSEGSQFRTNDEPKLPLVAEESEEYKLNVYEDIQGFCKSATIEEIRENDYVLTPGRYVGIEEVEDDGIPFEEKMENLTSELAELFKKSHQLEEEIRKNLGGIGYEL
- a CDS encoding transcriptional regulator — translated: MIGLEYILNLYNMQHTDLAENLGIKKQNINLWIKRKQNIPKKYLPLLEELFGIKKEYFTKELTEIEKLEIQKEKLKQELKPVIKSHEQQFMAGENSNFVEVPIYDKEEINTIERNIEKAKLVSRFKEALNVVDNNPYIDTYKLIIELLEKVQHEPVFRKTIEALAHYYELLPDWVESEPEQEEFEGEIFEVFDDYNY